The genome window TTTTATTTATGCCCAATGAAGCTAAGTCAGTCATGAAATCACTGTCCATAGCCGGACTGGCAAATGTTATGCCGAATCCCTGCTGCTGAAATTGTTCAATTAACTGCAGCATTCGGCCGCCTGCAGCTGAAGAATTGGGCTCCGGCCAAACAAAACCAATGATTAAAAGCGTTTGAATTTGGGTCATAAGAATTAATGATAATGTTGCAAAATAATGCATTTTGAGCGGTTAAAGCATCATTTTTAAAGGAAAATCGGCAGGGAATGACTAATTTTGCGGGATTAAATCAACAGTTATGCTTGGATTGAAATTAGCAACCGACCCTCGTTGGGTAAATATAGTGGAAAGTAATATTGAGGAAATATTGACCGATCACGCTTGGTGTGAACAAAAAGCGGCTTCCAATGCCATTAGTTTAATCACTTACAATTCGGAGCTGGAAGAGCTGGTAACGGAGTTATTGGTCATTGCCAAAGAGGAACTGGATCACCTGCAATTGGTGCACAATCTGATAAAAAGCCGAGGCTTGACTTTGGGCAGGGAACGCAAAGACCATTATGTAAATGAGCTTTTCAAATTCATGAAAAAAGACGGAAGTCGAAAGGATGCTTTGGTAGATAGACTGTTGTTTTCTGCTATGATTGAAGCCCGAAGCTGTGAGCGTTTCAAAGTGCTGTCCGAAAACATAAAAGATGAGGAATTAGCTAAGTTCTACAGAGATCTTATGATTTCAGAGGCAGGGCATTACACTACTTTCCTTGGCTTTGCCCGAAAATATGTAGATAATTTTGACGTAGACAAGCGCTGGAAGGAATGGATTGAGTATGAAACCTCGATTATTACCAATTATGGCAAAAATGAAACAGTTCACGGATAATAATTCTTTGGAATAATAAATTTTAGTACTTTAAATTTTATTTATTAATTCAGATAAAAAATATGGCGGCAACCAACTATAAAATACTTTTTTTCAAAATACTAAAATATACAGGAATTACATTCTCAGTTTTATTGGCACTGATGTTTATCACTCCTTTGATTTTTGCAGATAAAATCAGGGAACAGGTGAAGAAAACAGCCAATGAAAAATTAAACGGTGAATTGAATTATAATGAAGCTAACGTTTCTTTTTTCAGGCATTTTCCGTCATTAACTCTTTCTTTGACTGACTTTAAGCTTAATGGCTCGGCTCCTTTTCAAAATGAAAGATTAATTGCTGCCGATGAGGTTGCTTTCGGGATTAATTTGGGCAGTCTTGTTTTTGGGAAAACGATTAAAATCGACCAGATTTTCCTTTCGAATTCACTGATTAATGTGAAAGTAAATGAGAAAGGCGAGGCCAATTATAATGTCTATATCGCTGAGAAGGAAAAGGAAAAAGAGCCAGAAGAAGCATCCGACACAGGCTTGAAACTGGAAGCAATCGAAATTAACAACAGTAAGCTCGTTTATGATGATCAATCTACAAAATTCCATATAGACGCTTTTGGGTT of Flavobacterium marginilacus contains these proteins:
- a CDS encoding tRNA-(ms[2]io[6]A)-hydroxylase, translating into MLGLKLATDPRWVNIVESNIEEILTDHAWCEQKAASNAISLITYNSELEELVTELLVIAKEELDHLQLVHNLIKSRGLTLGRERKDHYVNELFKFMKKDGSRKDALVDRLLFSAMIEARSCERFKVLSENIKDEELAKFYRDLMISEAGHYTTFLGFARKYVDNFDVDKRWKEWIEYETSIITNYGKNETVHG